Proteins from a genomic interval of uncultured Desulfuromusa sp.:
- the rseP gene encoding RIP metalloprotease RseP produces MITIMAGILMLGVLVFVHELGHFAIAKMCGVKVLKFSLGFGPKLVSRRRGETEYQICAIPLGGYVQMLGEGGGEQGEEVELTAEEEARSFAAQTVGKRLAIVSAGPIMNLMLPLLILPISFMVGVQMPTYLEQPACIGYVVPGSNAADGGILAGDCVTAVNQQVVKSWNDANKGFISQAGEPLLFQVERNGEELQLEISAENDSLQGMQALGLLPLQSAKIGGLAADMPAAEAGMLEGDLILQIEDYPISSWYDLKTVIQEIGSRVVPVQIERDGKRMTVDLTPIQRDGEGDYLLGIAPFYSSELKTFGFFDAIREGAARTWELIELTVVFVQKLFSGSVSAKNIGGPITVVQIAGQAAQTDLAAILSVLAFISIQLGILNLLPIPILDGGHILFYVIELIIRKPVSIRTRELAQQVGMALLLMLMVLAFYNDIIRLWG; encoded by the coding sequence ATGATAACAATTATGGCCGGCATTTTGATGCTGGGTGTTCTGGTTTTTGTTCATGAACTGGGACACTTTGCAATCGCAAAAATGTGCGGCGTTAAAGTTTTGAAATTTTCTCTTGGCTTTGGCCCTAAATTAGTCTCGCGGCGTCGTGGAGAGACTGAATATCAGATTTGTGCAATACCTCTGGGTGGATATGTCCAGATGCTTGGTGAAGGGGGAGGCGAACAGGGGGAAGAGGTAGAACTGACTGCTGAAGAGGAGGCTCGTTCATTCGCGGCACAGACTGTCGGTAAGCGGTTGGCAATTGTCTCTGCCGGTCCAATCATGAATCTGATGTTACCTCTCTTGATTCTACCGATCTCATTTATGGTCGGGGTGCAGATGCCGACGTATCTGGAGCAGCCTGCCTGTATCGGTTATGTTGTCCCCGGATCAAATGCTGCTGATGGAGGAATCCTTGCCGGGGATTGTGTGACAGCTGTCAATCAGCAGGTGGTTAAGAGCTGGAATGACGCAAATAAAGGTTTTATCTCTCAAGCCGGGGAACCCCTGCTGTTTCAGGTTGAGCGGAACGGGGAAGAATTGCAACTTGAAATTTCTGCTGAGAACGACAGTCTGCAAGGTATGCAGGCTCTGGGTTTGCTGCCCCTGCAATCTGCAAAAATCGGTGGTCTGGCAGCAGATATGCCGGCTGCTGAAGCCGGTATGCTGGAAGGAGATCTGATCCTGCAAATAGAGGATTACCCGATCTCATCCTGGTATGATCTTAAGACTGTTATTCAGGAAATTGGCAGTCGGGTTGTTCCTGTCCAGATAGAGCGAGATGGAAAACGAATGACTGTTGATTTGACTCCGATTCAACGTGATGGAGAGGGTGATTATTTGCTTGGAATTGCACCTTTCTATAGTTCTGAATTGAAGACATTTGGCTTTTTTGATGCTATTCGCGAGGGCGCTGCTCGAACTTGGGAACTGATAGAGCTGACGGTTGTTTTTGTCCAGAAACTGTTCTCCGGAAGTGTCTCTGCTAAAAATATTGGGGGGCCCATTACTGTTGTTCAGATTGCCGGACAAGCAGCACAGACGGATCTGGCAGCGATCTTGTCGGTTCTGGCCTTTATTTCAATTCAATTGGGCATATTAAATTTATTGCCAATCCCTATCTTGGACGGCGGCCACATTCTTTTTTATGTTATCGAGCTGATTATTCGCAAACCAGTGTCAATTCGCACCAGAGAACTGGCCCAGCAAGTTGGAATGGCACTGTTGTTGATGCTTATGGTTTTAGCGTTTTATAATGATATTATCAGGTTGTGGGGTTGA
- a CDS encoding DUF465 domain-containing protein: MDIDQTLLQNLTETNPRFRMLYEEHTLFEKQLTEYDKKGYLSPQEELEKNKVKKMKLAGKDEMEEIIQSVTT, translated from the coding sequence ATGGACATTGATCAAACCCTTTTGCAGAATCTAACCGAGACTAACCCCCGTTTTCGCATGCTCTATGAGGAACATACTCTTTTTGAGAAGCAACTTACCGAGTATGACAAAAAAGGTTATTTGTCCCCACAAGAGGAGCTTGAAAAAAATAAGGTAAAAAAAATGAAACTCGCTGGTAAGGATGAAATGGAAGAGATTATTCAGTCTGTTACCACCTGA
- a CDS encoding 1-deoxy-D-xylulose-5-phosphate reductoisomerase, with protein MKKISVLGSTGSIGVRTLEIANAFPERYQVVALTAGNNINLLLKQIHTFSPRIVSVVSEREAQKLRQQLQNVDVEVYHGAEGMIRCSTVPEADMVVAAIVGAAGLMPTMAAIKAGKNVALANKETLVIAGSLIMEEVKRQKVCLLPVDSEHSAIFQALTGHRREDVQRLILTASGGPFREYKPAQFATITPAEALAHPNWDMGRKISVDSATMMNKGLEVIEARWLFDYPATMIDVHIHPESIIHSLVEYRDGAVMAQLGIPDMKTPIAYALSWPERLPLVQQPLDLCRLGQLSFSAPDIERFPCLQLAYEALEVGGTVPAVMNAANEIAVAAFLNNQLSFPGIAEVIRKVMYRHESEDLTSVEQALHADLWSRRKTQEFISGGPL; from the coding sequence TTGAAGAAAATATCTGTTCTTGGCTCTACTGGGTCAATCGGGGTCAGAACGCTGGAGATTGCCAACGCTTTTCCTGAGCGCTATCAGGTCGTTGCTCTGACGGCTGGTAATAATATTAATTTGTTGCTGAAGCAAATTCATACTTTTTCCCCGCGTATTGTCTCCGTTGTTTCGGAACGAGAAGCTCAAAAGTTAAGACAGCAACTTCAGAATGTTGATGTTGAAGTTTACCATGGTGCTGAGGGGATGATTCGTTGCTCCACTGTCCCTGAGGCCGACATGGTTGTTGCGGCCATTGTCGGTGCCGCGGGATTAATGCCGACAATGGCGGCGATCAAAGCCGGTAAAAATGTAGCTTTGGCGAACAAGGAAACTCTGGTGATAGCCGGCAGTTTGATTATGGAAGAAGTCAAACGACAGAAGGTTTGCCTGCTCCCTGTCGATAGCGAACATTCCGCAATCTTCCAGGCGCTGACCGGTCATCGTCGTGAAGATGTCCAACGCCTTATTTTGACAGCATCCGGTGGGCCATTTCGAGAGTATAAACCCGCACAATTTGCAACGATTACCCCTGCAGAAGCCCTGGCTCATCCGAACTGGGATATGGGGAGAAAGATCTCTGTAGATTCTGCGACCATGATGAACAAAGGTCTGGAAGTTATTGAGGCACGCTGGTTATTTGACTATCCTGCGACAATGATTGACGTTCATATCCATCCTGAAAGTATCATTCATTCTTTGGTTGAATACCGGGACGGTGCCGTTATGGCGCAGCTGGGTATTCCAGATATGAAAACACCCATCGCCTATGCTTTGTCCTGGCCGGAACGATTGCCTTTGGTTCAGCAGCCTTTAGACCTGTGCCGGTTAGGCCAACTGTCTTTTTCTGCCCCTGATATTGAACGTTTTCCTTGTTTACAGCTTGCCTACGAGGCCTTGGAGGTCGGGGGAACCGTTCCAGCTGTGATGAATGCGGCGAATGAGATTGCTGTTGCTGCTTTTTTGAATAATCAGCTTAGTTTTCCGGGTATTGCAGAGGTGATAAGAAAAGTGATGTATCGGCATGAGAGCGAAGATCTTACCTCAGTTGAGCAGGCCTTGCATGCCGACCTGTGGAGCAGACGTAAGACCCAAGAATTTATTAGCGGAGGACCTCTATGA
- the tsaB gene encoding tRNA (adenosine(37)-N6)-threonylcarbamoyltransferase complex dimerization subunit type 1 TsaB, whose product METAEGIKILTVDSSSFTGSVALCRGEFLVAESLLNVRSTHSEKLLKQIDLLLDEVGWILQDLDLLAVVTGPGSFTGLRIGIATVKGLAQVLNKPVVSVSALQTAAMNLPLCSVPICAFLDARKKEVYSQLFEWHPSDGPIAIGPSSVLPPEKLLKELPEKVAFVGDGVLLYRHLLDALPAQQALIPVATAHQLRAAHASWLALQAWQRGLGQSAAEILPTYIRPSDAELNLSSKQGI is encoded by the coding sequence ATGGAGACTGCTGAAGGAATAAAAATTCTGACTGTAGACAGTTCCTCTTTTACGGGGAGTGTTGCTTTATGCCGTGGGGAATTTCTGGTTGCAGAGTCCCTTTTGAATGTTCGCAGTACTCACAGCGAGAAGTTGTTGAAGCAAATTGATCTTCTTCTCGATGAGGTCGGCTGGATTCTTCAGGACCTTGACCTGCTGGCAGTGGTGACCGGCCCAGGTTCTTTTACCGGATTACGTATCGGAATAGCAACGGTCAAGGGGTTGGCTCAGGTCTTGAACAAGCCGGTTGTTTCTGTTTCTGCCCTACAAACTGCAGCAATGAATCTCCCGTTGTGTTCAGTTCCAATCTGTGCCTTCTTGGATGCCCGAAAAAAAGAGGTTTACAGCCAATTATTTGAATGGCACCCTTCTGACGGTCCCATTGCAATTGGACCGTCTTCTGTTCTGCCTCCAGAGAAGTTGCTTAAAGAATTGCCGGAAAAGGTTGCCTTCGTTGGCGATGGTGTTCTTCTCTATCGGCATCTCCTTGATGCGCTCCCTGCACAACAAGCTCTCATCCCTGTCGCAACAGCACATCAACTCCGTGCTGCGCATGCATCCTGGTTAGCACTGCAGGCTTGGCAGAGGGGCTTGGGGCAAAGTGCGGCTGAAATTCTTCCGACCTATATTCGGCCCTCTGATGCGGAATTAAATTTATCCAGCAAACAAGGCATTTAA
- a CDS encoding phosphatidate cytidylyltransferase, translating to MTAIIALPLLILLLGYANPAVFSVFLTIILFLSLIEFNRIGLGCEHRFEQWIAASIGAAVIPIQFYENIALIFPLYTVAILFLSLLFLFRLSEITVVHYRLGWITLGLVYLPFLLSHLMLLRLLPDGRQWIFMTLIVIMSCDSFAYFVGRKFGKRKLYQAVSPNKTIEGGLGGLVGAVFAIMLVKFTFLPILGFLDAVLIGLFLGVMGQLGDLFESLLKRACQVKDSGGIIPGHGGMLDRLDSLLFAFPVVYYLARYCYGG from the coding sequence ATGACCGCTATTATTGCTCTGCCTTTACTGATTTTGCTGCTGGGGTATGCCAACCCTGCCGTATTTTCTGTTTTTTTAACAATCATCTTATTTCTCAGCCTGATTGAATTCAATCGAATCGGTTTGGGATGTGAGCATCGTTTCGAACAATGGATTGCAGCGAGTATTGGTGCTGCGGTTATCCCGATTCAGTTTTATGAAAATATTGCCCTGATTTTTCCTCTTTATACCGTTGCCATATTGTTTCTCTCTCTATTATTTCTATTTCGTTTATCTGAAATAACAGTGGTTCATTATCGTCTTGGCTGGATTACACTTGGACTGGTCTACCTCCCTTTCCTATTAAGTCATTTAATGTTGTTGCGTTTGCTGCCCGATGGTCGACAGTGGATATTCATGACACTCATTGTGATTATGAGCTGTGATAGCTTTGCCTATTTTGTCGGCAGAAAATTTGGCAAACGAAAACTGTATCAAGCCGTCAGTCCGAACAAGACGATTGAAGGAGGACTCGGTGGTTTGGTTGGGGCCGTTTTTGCGATAATGCTTGTGAAGTTCACTTTCCTGCCGATTCTCGGTTTTCTTGATGCTGTATTGATTGGGCTTTTTCTTGGCGTTATGGGACAGCTCGGTGATTTGTTTGAGTCACTTTTAAAGCGTGCTTGCCAGGTTAAAGATTCCGGAGGGATAATCCCTGGGCATGGTGGTATGCTGGATCGTTTGGACAGTTTGCTGTTTGCGTTTCCAGTCGTGTATTACCTTGCGCGATACTGTTACGGAGGCTGA